In Eupeodes corollae chromosome 3, idEupCoro1.1, whole genome shotgun sequence, a single genomic region encodes these proteins:
- the LOC129951818 gene encoding putative E3 ubiquitin-protein ligase UBR7, protein MAESENKTPTATETEAIDALEETSVTMVDILAHENQLEEEYAAVLGASDDKCCTYAKGPIKRQALYSCLTCCPDSVKDLEKCAGICLACSLHCHENHELVELYTKRNFRCDCPTERFPGVKCALNPETAVGDKKMPKNELNLYNQNFQGVYCTCKRPYPDPESPIEEVMLQCAICEDWYHLHHLGLKVKKLRDDYHEMVCPGCMQKFEFLQDYTGMALKRLEDLDGSDVSVETDDKLKSDLDKSISEIMNMSGEDESGDVVADASTSSKVENGEKATNGIEPPSKRQKLEEPTGCRRPKIKPDWDKDVATLWLSDWRTALCKCKECLPLYEANKITFLLDCEDSANHYEERGRNNAKESSYEQGIRALSTIGRTQQIDAITEYNRMKDKLKDYLHTFVVSKKVVTEEDINRFFQEIKNEKNANLGQPFFCR, encoded by the exons aTGGCTGAATCGGAAAATAAAACTCCTACGGCTACGGAAACCGAAGCAATTGATGCTCTCGAGGAGACCAGCGTCACCATGGTGGACATTCTGGCCCACGAAAACCAACTGGAAGAAGAATACGCTGCAGTCTTGGGTGCTTCAGATGATAAATGTTGCACTTATGCCAAG GGACCAATTAAGCGCCAAGCCTTATATTCCTGTTTGACTTGCTGTCCCGACTCAGTCAAGGATCTGGAGAAGTGTGCTGGCATTTGCTTGGCTTGTTCCTTACACTGTCATGAGAATCATGAACTCGTAGAATTGTATACAAAACGTAATTTCCGTTGCGATTGTCCAACAGAGCGTTTTCCGGGTGTGAAGTGTGCATTGAATCCGGAAACTGCTGTTGGCGATAAGAAAATGCCAAAGAACGAACTGAATCTCTATAATCAGAATTTCCAGGGTGTCTATTGCACCTGTAAGCGTCCCTACCCGGATCCCGAGAGTCCCATCGAGGAGGTCATGTTGCAGTGTGCCATCTGCGAGGATTGGTACCATTTGCATCATTTGGGACTGAAGGTGAAGAAGCTACGCGATGACTACCACGAGATGGTATGTCCAGGCTGTATGCAGAAATTCGAGTTCTTGCAAGACTATACTGGAATGGCTTTGAAGAGGCTCGAGGACCTGGATGGGTCTGATGTTTCCGTGGAAACCGATGACAAGTTGAAGTCGGACTTGGACAAAAGCATTTCCGAAATTATGAACATGAGTGGCGAGGATGAGTCCGGCGACGTCGTAGCTGATGCAAGTACATCTTCGAAAGTAGAAAATGGAGAGAAAGCCACAAATGGCATAGAGCCACCTTCTAAAAGACAGAAGCTCGAAGAACCAACAGGCTGTCGACGGCCAAAAATCAAACCAGACTGGGATAAAG ATGTAGCCACTCTTTGGCTCTCAGACTGGCGTACGGCTCTTTGCAAATGCAAGGAGTGTCTGCCACTCTACGAAGCCAATAAGATAACGTTTCTCCTCGATTGCGAGGATTCAGCTAATCACTACGAAGAGCGTGGTCGGAATAATGCCAAAGAGTCCTCCTACGAACAGGGCATTCGGGCACTCTCCACAATTGGACGAACCCAACAGATCGATGCCATCACAGAATACAATCGTATGAAGGACAAACTCAAGGACTACCTCCACACTTTTGTGGTTAGCAAAAAAGTTGTCACCGAAGAGGACATCAATAGATTCTTCCAGGAAATAAAGAATGAGAAAAATGCCAATTTGGGACAACCGTTCTTTTGtcgttaa